The Eriocheir sinensis breed Jianghai 21 chromosome 21, ASM2467909v1, whole genome shotgun sequence genome includes a region encoding these proteins:
- the LOC127001487 gene encoding uncharacterized protein LOC127001487 has product MCAVEPRTARPATLTPPRSVLTPELLYLQKIFASSLPACSVYLPLLPLQPPVQKPSGAGRRLVLGSLSHVGDCNAERRLLSITPKGECRSEGMVSGKKTKGSVRTCQRKEERKSGRKERKVNGGGIKSHWRRRTWSEPQVRDARLRGVTLQRVGRRFAVYNHNLLTGPRRRAPRELPSRSGASISRLRFLVWWMSTVRFRSKESSSFLYKRVMCYSSKAYGVEESKHHCPPAHTAHRHHDHNNNLQNHRLSGKPRGLEKNQTHFVARGAALIRRLQSKVNCLSLRKRELVKRASFAQFKRLLLIEIPSRENWNIKSCHKRVNHLGARTKKYWRSGHTGDPGTVEGIGKPILWESGAEGGQRRGGKTPEGDNHGRQWWAANGSNSESGDEQGHCRGQPGNGSSTTPDAAATNQVHHRSFDVFSSRRKKASKSSEGIRRSISIDHSRSDGTFFSLTKYRDKSLNREIKTDTISSSSEDPAADLKIVLRARPSKSSDRRRSGTSRRNEAAHRRAAGEHSRSRRRQTKKVERSPSSRSSSSSRSGSATRARAVGGLTVMSSPRMKKSKSPKGTVETPFPVEDQCKDETKEFLRKLDSVLTDLVESEKRRISSYGQPNIQNPKEEDPQLKRTSKKKNHKHKHRKVTKERDHPHVEEEVSPALQQLRATLKTVRVRKRPTPQSADVLETHAQCFTEKQPHNPRILKSQHSSQLVTHRYYQPPRRRQPRSHPYPPDFCSSDEDKPTVGRAYQDEAPKEYVNDNDPHDRRGQGKGSHKEDEEDTCYGSDFQGPQGPPVRRPAPSPSHVTQRLMEAADSGDHSVDSAYTGSRGATPESILYPSVKPRRTGSSLTTPSTGARPRTSRFARCSPKAERLQQLKRNILNEIRENGLYSDESINSLLDQYRRRCCHFPSADLDLVTRSIQEDLGVKPRAAEYLYQILIASEDDQSPSGASNLNGAMVTDNAPDKKTPSSLKPEEFQLQRKVSQEQMCQAIPSTLTHNNSEGSSLMGHGEVDDEAWAKSMLKEVAPQLVQEAKDEASGRQDDGDPECVSYVTDLCHQLQLNI; this is encoded by the exons atgtgCGCTGTGGAGCCCCGAACAGCCCGGCCCGCCACGCTCACCCCGCCTCGCTCAG TATTAACGCCTGAGTTGCTGTATCTCCAAAAAATCTTCGCCTCAAGCCTCCCAGCGTGCTCAGTCTACTTACCTCTGCTGCCGCTTCAGCCTCCAGTCCAAAAGCCCTCAGGCGCCGGCCGGCGTCTTGTTCTCGGTAGCCTGTCCCACGTCGGTGATTGTAACGCGGAGAGGCGACTCTTGTCTATTACGCCCAAGGGAGAGTGCCGGAGTGAGGGCATGGTATCTGGCAAGAAAACAAAAGGGTCTGTGAGGACTTGTcaacgaaaagaagagagaaagagtgggagaaaagaaaggaaagtcaaCGGTGGAGGGATAAAAAGCCACTGGAGACGACGGACATGGAGTGAGCCACAGGTTAGAGATGCGAGACTGAGGGGAGTGACGCTCCAACGTGTTGGTCGAAGATTCGCAGTATATAACCACAACCTTCTAACTGGTCCACGGCGGAGAGCTCCACGAGAACTGCCGTCAAGAAGCGGTGCCTCCATTTCCCGTCTACGGTTTCTCGTGTGGTGGATGTCAACCGTTCGGTTTAGAAGCAAAGAATCATCATCCTTTTTATATAAAAGGGTGATGTGTTATTCCTCAAAAGCCTACGGTGTCGAGGAGAGTAAGCATCATTGCCCTCCCGCACACACTGCTCACAGACACCACGACCATAATAATAACTTACAGAACCACAGGCTCTCAGGAAAGCCCAGAGGACTAGAAAAGAATCAAACACATTTTGTAGCCCGAGGAGCGGCTCTCATTCGGCGACTACAGAGTAAGGTAAACTGCTTGAGCTTAAGAAAGAGAGAACTTGTAAAACGAGCTAGCTTTGCGCAGTTCAAACGTCTCCTTCTGATTGAAATCCCTTCAAGAGAGAATTGGAATATCAAATCGTGTCACAAAAGAGTAAATCATCTAGGAGCACGTACTAAAAAATATTGGAGGAGTGGCCACACAGGAGATCCAGGCACAGTGGAAGGCATCGGTAAGCCAATACTGTGGGAGAGTGGAGCGGAGGGAGGGCAGAGGAGAGGTGGCAAGACTCCTGAGGGTGACAACCATGGCCGACAGTGGTGGGCCGCCAACGGAAGCAACAGTGAAAGTGGTGACGAGCAGGGTCACTGCAGAGGGCAGCCTGGGAATGGATCCAGCACCACCCCCGACGCCGCTGCCACCAATCAGGTGCATCACAGGAGCTTTGATGTCTTCAGCTCAAGACGAAAAAAGGCCTCCAAGAGTAGTGAAGGTATACGGCGTAGCATTAGTATTGACCACAGCAGAAGCGATGGCACATTTTTCAGCTTGACTAAATACAGAGACAAATCGCTGAATCGGGAAATTAAAACCGATACCATATCCAGTAGCAGCGAAGATCCAGCTGCTGACCTCAAGATAGTGCTTAGAGCACGGCCAAGTAAATCCTCAGACAGGAGAAGGTCAGGCACTAGTAGGCGAAATGAAGCTGCCCATAGGCGGGCCGCAGGCGAGCACAGTCGGTCGCGGCGAAGACAAACCAAGAAGGTTGAACGCTCACCCAGCAGTCGTTCGTCCAGTTCGTCCAGATCTGGATCGGCTACAAGAGCGAGAGCGGTAGGCGGACTCACTGTTATGTCTTCCCCTCGTATGAAGAAAAGCAAAAGCCCAAAGGGGACTGTAGAGACTCCTTTTCCAGTTGAAGATCAATGCAAAGACGAAACTAAAGAATTTCTAAGAAAGCTAGATAGTGTTCTCACTGACTTAGTGGAAAGCGAAAAGAGGAGAATCAGTAGTTATGGTCAGCCAAATATCCAGAATCCCAAGGAGGAAGATCCTCAGTTGAAAAGAACATCTAAGAAGAAGAatcataaacacaaacacaggaaGGTGACCAAGGAACGAGACCATCCGCACGTCGAGGAGGAGGTGAGTCCTGCTCTACAACAACTCCGGGCTACGTTGAAGACagtgagggtgaggaagagaccTACGCCACAGAGCGCGGACGTCTTAGAGACACACGCCCAATGCTTCACGGAAAAACAGCCACACAATCCCCGCATTCTAAAGTCCCAACACAGTTCACAGCTGGTTACTCATCGCTATTACCAGCCGCCCAGGCGCAGACAGCCGCGATCACACCCATACCCACCAGATTTTTGTTCATCTGATGAAGACAAACCAACGGTCGGACGGGCGTACCAAGATGAAGCCCCAAAAGAGTATGTTAACGATAATGATCCCCATGACAGACGGGGGCAAGGAAAAGGTTCTcacaaggaagatgaggaagacacTTGTTACGGCAGTGACTTCCAGGGTCCCCAAGGTCCACCCGTTCGCAGGCCTGCCCCCAGTCCTTCTCACGTAACACAACGCTTAATGGAGGCAGCTGATTCTGGGGATCATAGTGTGGACAGTGCCTATACTGGAAGTCGTGGTGCCACGCCCGAAAGTATCCTGTATCCCAGCGTGAAACCGCGCCGCACGGGCAGCAGCCTCACCACGCCTTCTACTGGAGCCCGGCCCAGAACATCGCGCTTCGCCCGTTGCTCGCCTAAAGCAGAACGACTGCAGCAACTCAAGAGGAATATCTTGAACGAGATTCGAGAGAATGGACTTTACAGTGACGAGAGCATAAACTCTCTCCTTGATCAGTACCGCCGTCGCTGCTGCCATTTTCCTTCAGCTGATCTCGACTTGGTTACCCGGAGCATTCAAGAGGATCTTGGTGTCAAGCCACGGGCGGCCGAGTATCTTTACCAGATTCTGATCGCCTCTGAGGACGACCAGTCGCCATCAGGAGCCAGTAATCTGAATGGAGCCATGGTTACAGATAACGCACCTGATAAGAAGACCCCTTCCTCTCTCAAACCTGAAGAATTCCAGTTGCAACGGAAAGTCAGTCAGGAGCAGATGTGTCAAGCTATTCCAtcaacactcacacacaacaacagcgaAGGTAGTTCTCTCATGGGTCACGGGGAAGTTGATGACGAGGCTTGGGCCAAATCGATGTTGAAGGAAGTGGCGCCGCAGCTGGTACAGGAGGCCAAAGATGAGGCAAGTGGGAGACAAGACGATGGTGACCCGGAGTGTGTATCGTACGTCACTGATCTGTGCCACCAGCTACAGTTAAATATATGA